Genomic DNA from Trichoderma asperellum chromosome 5, complete sequence:
GCGGCGCTGGCCGTGTAGACAGGGGAGGCGGTGGGATCGGTGCCCCTCTATCGCGGCTTACAGGAGACGCCGCAGGAAAGGCGCGGTCCTTCAGATTTGACGGCTTGACGGGAGTGATCGGGGAAGCAGGACCATGCACAGAGTCTTGCCCCGTCTTGAGCGTCTTTAATCTGTCTGGCTTTGGCCCTGGCGAGAGTTTTCGCGGCTGAGGAGGAGCCGGAGCAGAGGTAGGCTGCGTTTGCGACGGAGGGTTGGAGTTCATGTTCTCGAATCGGGCGAGGAGCGACGAGACGGGCCTCTAGTAGAGCGAACATGGTCATTAGAATCAAGGCATCCGGCTtatagaaagagaagaactCACGATGGAAGAGCCATCAGGCCCGTTGCCCTCTGTCTGGTCTGTACTGGGGGAAGACATGGTTTCTGGACGGTGGGGTTCTGGGCAAAACTACCCATTACACCCACAGCTTGGTCTCCTAATAGATCATACGCGCACCAAGATTTTGGATAAGTCTGTCGCAGGACGCAGAAGTAAAACGTGGTAAAAGGTCGTCTTCGGATTCTTGTAATATAGATGGGCGTGGAAATGCTGCAGTCTAAAGGGGTGGAGTGAGGTGAGGATTTTCGAGGGGCCGATTGGATCGCGGTGACGAGTCTTTGTTCGGCTACGCAGCCTTGTTGGTTATGCAGAAAGACTTGCGAATCAACAACTAGAGCATCAAGACGCTTCACATACACGACGAGTAGCGCgcaagaaaaggggggagctCTCCTGTCGCTGTCCTGGCAGTGAAATGGAAAGCTTCCAAGTTTTGCTGAACGCTTGCGTGTCTTTAGGAAACGCCCCAAGTGACGATCTATGTCATATCCAGAAACCGGACTTTTAATTTGGCACTGTAAATTGGATCTCGGTAAGGAAGCCCCTGTACAGTGTGAGTTATAGCGCCTACGGGCCCCCACCACGGGCCACCACGGGGACGCCTGAGCGCTAAAATTGGCCTCAGGGCTGCCCTGTAGCATTGACAGCCGCcaccagctgaagctgccgatGCGCCAGGCCGGCTGTTGGCCCAGCTTGCGCCCATTACTACTGGGTATTAGGTGCATCACCGCCTTGCTAAGCTTTTGATCGAACGACTTGGCTTTCTTCTAGCATCGCATCAGCCCAGCTCGCAACTTGCCGTCTCCACTGCCCACTACATTTGACAGACTCCTGAAATCGCCGCAACACTTCAATCGCCACAATGAACAACGTAGGTGTCTTTCGGCTCCAGCATTGGCGCAGCATTTGCTGACTTCTATTCCTCCAGGTCCGATCTTTCtggtactactagtagccCGCTTATCCCGGCTTGCCGCTGCCTGCAGAAGTTCTTCAATTGCTAACGGTTTCTAGGCTTGGATGGGGCTCCCTCTTTCTCGGTAGGCAGCTGAAttgctttctttttaaccAATGCTCGCAGCTGATGTGAAATGCCCTTCTCAGCCGGAGGCGGTGCCTACTACTTCGCTAAGCAGAACGTCAAGGAGCAGCGCGTAGCCAAACTCAAAGCACAACGTGAGAAGCAGGCAGCCAACAGGGCCTTGGAATACGGCGAGCCGGTATCTCCAGGCAGCGGCGTGAACAACGGTGGCCCGGCAAGAACCGATAATACCGGCTCGCCGAGTCAGGAAGCAAGTAGCGATCCGGCAGCAACAAGGCATGCGCCGGCAACAGAGTCCGATCAAGTAACCGAGAAGAGCAAATACGAGAGTGCTGTACCGCTTCGTACCCGTAAAGGGGACCGTTTCAGTTAGAAAAGGTAGAGAAGGGGAAATCATgggagacgagagagagagagttgggCAGCTGGTCTTGGGAGTGTTTTGAGGAGACATTGAGCTCGCCGCTGTATTCTATCATGGTGTAAAATAGTACCCTTCGCCGGGCTGTATGTCTATAGGTTTCGCGCCACACACCGGGAACCCGGACAAGTCTGTGTTTGAAACTCGATTTAATAGAATGAAATACCTTTACCGCTCAAAATCAGAATTTCACATGTCATTTTGAGAGtgagggaaaggaaaaacatGTGATGGGAGGCAACATTAGAGGCCTGACGcaatatccttttttttttttttttcgcgcCCACTATCCACGGTTGTCCCGGGTTGAATTTGAGATATTCACACAAGCCCAGCAAAAAAACAGCTTATTTTCTGCAGTCGCCAAGACCCAATCCATATAGAACAGCTCTCATCACATGCatttttgcctctttctcACAAACAAGCTTGCATCAATTAGCCCGTCCTTGTCGTGAGCTTCGAAGCTCTCTCGAGGTCTTGGTGGGGAGCGCTGCCGCAGTTTTCCCGACATTTGCGACACAGACTCCAAGGCTCCCAGAATAATTTCCAGCTCGCTTCTCTCGCTTCATCCAGAACAACAAGaacctcttttctttgttcctcCGAGGCCTTGCGAGGGCAGACTCTCCGCATCCCTTTCTGGATCgcgcctctccctcctccttaACCACGATGGCTTCTCCCGAGCTGGCCATCACCAAGGCGACGCTGTCGGCCACTCTCTTTCGCGCCGACCCGACCTCGCTGAACCGCGCCGCGGTTGACACCTTCTTCACGCTGCTAGACGACGCCATCATCCAGTGCTCCCGCCAGAACGTTCAGGTTTGACTGACTCATTGCTCGCAAGCACTTTGTCACAATCCGCGCTCATGTTTGCTAAACTCCTCCTTGGGTAGAAATGCAAGGCTTGGATAGTCGAGAACGTTGTCCCATCCGCCGCGCGCTGCACAGCCTTGGGCAAGTTCTGGGCCGTTCTGTCAAAGAATCTAGCCGTGGAGAATGACGGAAAGCGCCGCAGCGCCAAGAGACGGCGGCTGCATCTCCTCTACGTTGCCAATGATGTGCTCTACCACGAGATTGTGCGCCAGGCCAACCGCAAGCTTGGAGAGACATGGGCCGGCGTCTTGCCCGCCATGGTTGGCAATGCGGCGGCTTTCGACAAATGCCCCAAGCACAAGACAAAGCTCAAAGGCCTGATTGATTTGTGGGAGGAGAAGCGATACTTCACGCCAGAGGTGGTTACGCAGCTCCGCACAGCTCTCGCCAACGGTTCAGCTGAGATTACTGCCGTAAATCTTGAGCTTTCCGAGAGCTCCCTGAAACTCGCCAAGGACGCACCGTATATTCTGCCCTCCT
This window encodes:
- a CDS encoding uncharacterized protein (EggNog:ENOG41~TransMembrane:1 (o6-25i)), yielding MNNVRSFWLGWGSLFLAGGGAYYFAKQNVKEQRVAKLKAQREKQAANRALEYGEPVSPGSGVNNGGPARTDNTGSPSQEASSDPAATRHAPATESDQVTEKSKYESAVPLRTRKGDRFS